From the Candidatus Bathyarchaeota archaeon genome, one window contains:
- a CDS encoding aldehyde dehydrogenase family protein, with product MTLEIRGFSQFYGRLPNFLENRYVEADSGEYAPCYDPGMGKVIAEVPLSTRGLDGFVRSAREAYEKWSALPIFDRVQYLFRLKVLMQERVDELARVIAQNVGKTVREGRAEVLRGVEAVDAALGMPHLFMSVRKVMNLAGTVPEIDMECVREPVGVFAVITPFNFPVMIPMWFIPMAVTLGNTVILKPSEQTPVPTTMFVDLFREAGYPPGVVNLVHGGPSVSRELITHPEVSGVTFVGSSAVGERIYSLASEHGKRALCQCGAKNPVLLMPDAVPEPSIENIVGGFFDMCGQRCLAPGLLITVGDAYDRFVDGIVKRAEGMRVGYQLLETTEMGAMVSSRAKERVAEMVERAIEQGARPLLDGRGYRVEDYPGGFYLRPTILTDVSMDMDIAREEVFGPVMPVVRASSFDEALELANSGSYGNTGTIYTSSGRYAREFARRMMAGNIAVNMAVAQPQQYFPFPGRKRSFFGVLHGQMDAVDFFTDRKVIMQRWW from the coding sequence ATGACCTTGGAGATAAGGGGTTTTTCCCAGTTCTATGGCCGTCTACCCAACTTCCTAGAGAACAGGTATGTCGAGGCCGACTCGGGGGAGTATGCGCCCTGCTATGATCCCGGCATGGGTAAGGTGATAGCTGAGGTCCCCCTCTCGACTAGGGGTTTGGATGGCTTCGTCAGGTCGGCTCGTGAGGCATACGAGAAGTGGTCTGCCCTGCCGATATTTGACCGGGTTCAGTACCTCTTCAGGCTTAAGGTCTTGATGCAGGAGAGGGTTGACGAGCTTGCTAGGGTTATTGCCCAGAATGTTGGGAAGACTGTTAGGGAGGGGCGTGCCGAGGTCCTGAGGGGGGTTGAGGCGGTCGATGCAGCCTTGGGGATGCCCCACCTCTTCATGTCCGTCAGGAAGGTCATGAACCTAGCCGGGACGGTGCCTGAGATAGATATGGAGTGCGTACGGGAGCCCGTGGGCGTATTCGCTGTGATCACGCCCTTCAACTTCCCGGTTATGATCCCTATGTGGTTCATCCCAATGGCTGTGACCCTCGGAAACACGGTTATCTTGAAGCCCAGCGAGCAGACCCCGGTCCCCACGACCATGTTCGTGGACCTCTTCAGGGAGGCCGGATATCCCCCAGGGGTTGTGAACCTAGTTCATGGCGGCCCCTCCGTGAGCAGGGAGCTGATAACCCATCCCGAGGTTTCTGGGGTCACCTTCGTAGGCTCCTCCGCCGTTGGGGAGAGGATATACTCCCTCGCCTCCGAGCATGGTAAGAGGGCCCTCTGCCAGTGTGGGGCGAAGAACCCCGTCCTTCTGATGCCTGACGCGGTTCCTGAGCCCTCCATTGAGAACATCGTAGGTGGCTTCTTCGACATGTGCGGCCAGCGCTGCCTGGCTCCGGGGCTTCTGATAACGGTGGGTGATGCCTACGATAGGTTCGTGGATGGGATAGTTAAAAGGGCTGAGGGGATGAGGGTTGGCTACCAGCTCCTTGAAACCACCGAGATGGGGGCCATGGTCTCGAGCAGGGCCAAGGAACGAGTAGCAGAGATGGTGGAGAGGGCAATAGAGCAGGGGGCTAGACCCCTACTAGACGGGAGGGGCTATAGGGTTGAGGATTATCCCGGGGGCTTCTACCTCAGGCCTACCATCCTGACAGATGTCTCGATGGATATGGATATAGCTAGGGAGGAGGTCTTCGGGCCGGTAATGCCGGTTGTCAGAGCCTCTAGCTTCGATGAGGCCTTGGAATTGGCCAACTCGGGGAGCTACGGCAACACTGGAACCATCTACACCTCGAGCGGGAGGTATGCGAGGGAGTTCGCGAGGAGGATGATGGCCGGCAACATCGCG
- a CDS encoding aminotransferase class V-fold PLP-dependent enzyme, which produces MFSDELIEKIRGHFLRVDRDADGRKRIFFDNGTGTLVLKGAADAEAKARVDWSANVGSIFSESKKAEEVISEGREAVADLLNAPSPSTIVSGESATSLLFGLSYAIGKGLDGCENIVTTEYEHYANISPWLELKRRELVHDVRFARLNKDEGVLDLDHLETLVDDKTRVIAVTAASNVLGTKSPLKEIGKIARDINAYFIVDAVHHIPHGPIDVKDIDCDFLVFSGYKFFTSHGSFLYGKEEHLETLRPYKVEPAPDHPPYKFELGTRDQSKFAAIKAVVEYLVWISEQLVGHYEDLLAKYSGRVRSLMLAMSAIEKYEKELSKAMLKGYKDAPGLVEIPNLKVYGIKDINRLDERDPTFAFKVENISDEEVVEKLWIKHGIALRSENYYSKVPEVYGVPSMIRATLVHFNTLNEVYTFLKALNEIVK; this is translated from the coding sequence ATGTTTAGTGATGAGCTTATAGAAAAAATAAGAGGGCATTTTTTAAGGGTAGATAGAGATGCGGATGGTCGGAAGAGAATATTCTTCGACAATGGTACGGGGACTCTGGTATTGAAGGGGGCGGCTGACGCTGAAGCTAAAGCACGCGTCGATTGGAGCGCCAATGTAGGATCTATTTTTTCTGAGTCTAAGAAGGCTGAGGAGGTGATCTCTGAGGGTAGAGAGGCTGTGGCGGACCTATTGAACGCCCCCTCGCCAAGTACGATTGTTTCAGGGGAGTCGGCGACAAGCCTCCTCTTCGGTCTTAGCTATGCCATCGGTAAAGGTCTTGATGGATGCGAGAATATCGTCACAACAGAATATGAACATTATGCGAACATCAGCCCATGGCTGGAGTTGAAAAGGAGAGAGCTGGTTCACGATGTTCGGTTTGCACGCCTAAATAAGGATGAAGGGGTGCTAGACCTCGATCATCTAGAAACCTTGGTTGACGATAAGACAAGGGTTATCGCGGTCACAGCCGCGTCCAATGTACTGGGCACGAAAAGCCCCTTGAAGGAGATAGGAAAGATCGCTCGAGACATAAACGCCTACTTTATAGTTGACGCCGTCCATCACATACCCCACGGTCCTATAGATGTAAAGGATATCGATTGCGATTTTCTTGTTTTTTCGGGTTACAAGTTCTTCACCTCTCATGGGAGCTTCTTATATGGCAAAGAGGAGCACTTGGAAACCCTGAGGCCATATAAGGTTGAACCTGCTCCAGATCATCCCCCATATAAATTTGAATTAGGAACAAGGGATCAATCAAAATTCGCAGCAATTAAGGCAGTCGTAGAATACTTGGTATGGATATCTGAACAATTAGTCGGCCATTATGAAGATCTGCTTGCTAAATATTCTGGACGTGTACGCTCTCTTATGTTGGCGATGAGTGCAATAGAAAAATATGAAAAAGAGTTATCGAAGGCGATGCTTAAAGGGTACAAAGATGCGCCGGGATTGGTTGAAATTCCAAATTTAAAGGTTTATGGAATTAAAGATATAAATCGATTAGATGAAAGAGATCCGACATTTGCTTTTAAAGTTGAGAACATATCTGATGAGGAAGTTGTCGAGAAGCTCTGGATTAAACATGGCATAGCTTTAAGATCGGAGAACTACTATTCAAAAGTTCCTGAGGTGTATGGTGTTCCTTCAATGATAAGAGCAACACTTGTACATTTCAACACATTAAATGAGGTCTATACTTTCCTGAAAGCTTTAAATGAAATAGTAAAGTAG